Proteins encoded in a region of the Clostridium butyricum genome:
- a CDS encoding cation-translocating P-type ATPase, which translates to MGYNLGGLNSEEVEKLQRKYGMNELIIQEKPNMLKKFLGVFKEPMFLLLLIAATVYFLLGAPKDGAIMLVFVGFVASITFIQEWKTEKTMNALKDLTSPKVNTLRDGKNILIKSTELVPGDVVFLSEGERIPADCIVLEPSNFSVDESILTGESEYVMKVSTTQSEKSTDYWKKDILYAGTLCVFGKCTAIVKFTGINTEYGKIGKAISEAKDEPTPLQKKVSILVKNIAIAGVILCISVMVASYFYSFNILNSILSGISLAMAIIPEEFPVVLTVFLSMGAYRLAKNNTLMRKISAVETLGSATVLCVDKTGTITQNKMKVKSIYSDGIIFNNEDLKNQELSDLMVLSCEKDPYDPMEKAILEAANLSKLETLYKYDLSKKIAFDSKTKRMANIYIKDNKYYVAVKGSAETVLGLCNLDKQTMDEINIEIDKMASNGLRVLALADCTSEKVYDDLECYELTFKALVGLQDPPKEGVEEAIKLCKKAGIRVVMITGDYSKTAMAIGEEIGLKFTDKVIVGNEIDSLSENELCEVVKSCDVFSRVIPEQKMKIVKALKKNGEIVAMTGDGVNDAPALKSADIGIAMGQRGTEVAKEAAHMILMDDNFTTIVKSVKDGRRVYDNIRKAMVYILIIHIPIAAMAMFAPLFNLPPLLLPMHIMLLELIIDPTCSIVFEGEPAEANIMENPPRSPQEPLLTRNLTIKVVLQGIIMFLAAFMPFHYMIDLGISSEYARSFSLITFIVANVTLVLVNRSNTELLYHLIKEKGSKVRLIVNSMALIMVFAIVYIPILNGFFRTEKIGVYPLIFAIVLGFISTGWWEIVKITRKIIRKGIY; encoded by the coding sequence ATGGGTTATAATTTAGGTGGTTTAAATAGTGAAGAAGTTGAAAAACTTCAGAGAAAATATGGAATGAATGAATTAATAATTCAAGAGAAACCAAATATGTTAAAGAAATTTCTGGGTGTATTCAAAGAACCTATGTTTTTACTTTTATTAATTGCAGCCACGGTATATTTTTTATTAGGAGCTCCTAAAGATGGTGCAATAATGTTAGTATTTGTAGGTTTTGTAGCCTCAATCACTTTTATACAGGAATGGAAAACAGAAAAAACAATGAATGCATTAAAAGATTTGACATCACCAAAGGTTAATACATTAAGGGATGGAAAAAATATATTAATAAAAAGTACAGAGCTTGTTCCTGGAGATGTAGTATTTCTTTCCGAGGGGGAGAGAATACCAGCTGATTGTATTGTTTTAGAGCCTTCAAATTTTTCAGTAGATGAATCTATATTAACTGGTGAAAGTGAATATGTAATGAAAGTTTCAACTACTCAAAGTGAAAAAAGCACTGATTATTGGAAAAAAGATATATTATATGCAGGCACTTTATGTGTGTTTGGAAAATGCACAGCAATAGTAAAATTTACAGGAATTAATACTGAGTATGGAAAAATAGGAAAAGCTATTAGTGAAGCAAAAGATGAGCCTACACCACTTCAAAAAAAGGTGAGTATATTAGTTAAAAATATAGCTATAGCTGGAGTTATATTGTGTATTAGTGTAATGGTAGCATCTTATTTTTACAGTTTTAATATATTAAACAGTATACTTTCAGGAATAAGTTTAGCAATGGCTATAATTCCAGAAGAATTTCCAGTTGTATTGACAGTATTTTTATCTATGGGAGCTTACAGGTTGGCAAAAAATAATACTTTGATGAGAAAGATATCAGCTGTTGAAACTTTGGGGTCTGCAACTGTATTATGCGTTGATAAAACTGGGACAATAACTCAAAATAAAATGAAAGTTAAGAGTATATATAGTGATGGAATAATTTTCAATAATGAAGATTTAAAAAATCAAGAATTAAGTGATTTGATGGTGTTATCTTGTGAGAAAGATCCATATGACCCAATGGAGAAAGCAATATTGGAAGCTGCTAATTTATCTAAGTTGGAAACTTTATATAAATATGATTTATCTAAAAAAATAGCTTTTGATTCAAAAACAAAGAGAATGGCTAACATATATATAAAAGATAATAAGTATTATGTTGCAGTTAAGGGATCGGCAGAAACCGTATTAGGACTTTGTAATTTAGATAAACAAACCATGGATGAAATAAATATTGAAATAGATAAGATGGCATCAAATGGATTGAGAGTTTTAGCTTTAGCGGATTGTACTAGTGAAAAAGTTTATGATGATCTAGAATGTTATGAGTTAACTTTTAAAGCATTGGTTGGATTACAAGATCCACCTAAAGAAGGTGTAGAAGAAGCAATAAAGCTTTGCAAGAAAGCTGGAATAAGAGTTGTAATGATAACTGGTGATTATTCCAAAACTGCTATGGCAATAGGTGAAGAAATAGGATTAAAATTTACTGATAAAGTTATCGTTGGTAATGAGATAGATTCATTAAGTGAAAATGAATTATGTGAAGTTGTAAAGAGTTGTGATGTATTTTCAAGAGTTATACCAGAGCAGAAGATGAAGATTGTTAAAGCTCTTAAGAAAAATGGAGAAATAGTTGCAATGACTGGAGATGGCGTTAATGATGCACCAGCATTAAAAAGTGCTGATATAGGAATTGCAATGGGACAAAGAGGAACAGAAGTTGCTAAAGAAGCAGCTCATATGATTTTAATGGATGATAATTTCACAACCATTGTAAAGTCAGTTAAGGATGGAAGAAGAGTATATGATAATATAAGAAAAGCTATGGTATATATTTTAATAATTCATATTCCAATAGCTGCAATGGCAATGTTTGCACCATTGTTCAATTTGCCACCGTTACTTTTGCCAATGCATATTATGTTGTTAGAACTTATCATTGATCCAACATGCTCTATTGTATTTGAAGGAGAGCCAGCAGAAGCGAATATAATGGAGAATCCTCCAAGATCTCCACAAGAGCCATTACTTACAAGAAATTTAACAATAAAAGTAGTGCTTCAAGGGATAATTATGTTTTTAGCAGCATTTATGCCATTTCATTATATGATTGATTTAGGAATATCATCAGAATATGCCAGAAGTTTTTCCTTAATAACTTTTATAGTAGCTAATGTTACATTGGTTTTGGTTAATAGATCAAATACGGAATTACTATATCATCTTATAAAAGAAAAAGGTAGTAAGGTAAGATTAATTGTAAACAGCATGGCATTGATTATGGTTTTTGCTATTGTGTATATACCTATTCTGAATGGTTTCTTTAGAACAGAAAAAATAGGAGTTTATCCTTTAATATTTGCTATAGTATTAGGATTTATATCCACAGGATGGTGGGAGATTGTTAAGATTACTAGGAAGATAATAAGAAAAGGAATTTATTAA
- the phnX gene encoding phosphonoacetaldehyde hydrolase: MKKIEGIIFDWAGTAVDFGCFAPVNVFIEIFKQAGIDVTMEEARIPMGMLKRDHIKTMMEMNRISDLWKEKYGRLHNEEDIDNLYAKFEPMLMKSLSNYTTPIEGVIETIENLRNKGLKIGSTTGYTDSMMDVVTKGAKEKGYAPDFYVTPDSTNSNGRPYPYMIYRNMEALKLVDTSTVVKVGDTNSDIKEGLAAGVWSVGVIVGSSNMGLSEDEYNKLSQTEKDNLIEKTKAGFMEAGAHFTINTIKELPELIEKINEVIKEGKRPYAINEKLA; the protein is encoded by the coding sequence ATGAAAAAGATTGAAGGAATAATTTTTGACTGGGCTGGAACAGCAGTAGATTTTGGGTGTTTTGCACCAGTGAATGTTTTTATAGAAATATTTAAACAAGCTGGAATAGATGTAACAATGGAAGAAGCAAGAATTCCAATGGGAATGCTTAAAAGAGATCATATAAAAACAATGATGGAAATGAACAGAATATCAGATTTATGGAAAGAAAAGTACGGAAGATTACATAATGAAGAAGATATTGATAATTTATATGCTAAGTTTGAGCCAATGTTAATGAAGTCTCTTTCAAACTATACAACTCCAATTGAAGGCGTTATTGAAACAATTGAAAATTTAAGAAATAAAGGCTTAAAGATTGGATCAACAACAGGATACACAGATTCTATGATGGATGTTGTAACAAAAGGTGCAAAAGAAAAAGGCTATGCTCCAGATTTCTATGTGACACCAGATTCAACAAATTCAAATGGAAGACCATATCCATATATGATTTATAGAAATATGGAAGCATTAAAATTAGTTGATACTTCAACAGTAGTAAAAGTTGGTGATACTAATTCAGATATAAAAGAAGGTCTTGCAGCAGGAGTATGGAGTGTTGGTGTTATTGTTGGAAGTTCAAATATGGGACTAAGTGAGGATGAATATAATAAATTATCACAAACTGAAAAAGATAATTTAATAGAGAAAACAAAGGCTGGTTTTATGGAAGCAGGAGCTCATTTCACTATAAATACAATAAAAGAACTTCCAGAGCTTATAGAAAAAATTAATGAAGTTATTAAAGAAGGAAAAAGACCATATGCAATCAATGAAAAGCTTGCTTAG
- the phnW gene encoding 2-aminoethylphosphonate--pyruvate transaminase gives MKNYKLLTPGPLTTTEAVKKEMLFDRCTWDDEYKSITQKIRKELLDIGNVHEEDYTAVLMQGSGTFAVESVITSTVGEKDKLLIIANGAYGERIGQIAEHISLNHVIYNNGYDEHPNMDKVKEILDKDTEITHIAMVHCETTTGILNPIEDLSVIAKEYNKTLIIDAMSSFGGIPIDIKALGIDYLISSANKCIQGVPGFGFVIAKKEKLEKCKGISRSLSLDLYDQYKGMEKDGKWRFTSPTHVVAAFSKALDELKEEGGVEGRYNRYKNNNLVLRKKLKEIGIESYIEEEKQSPIITTFAFPTDAFSFNEFYSFIKERGFVIYPGKLTDIDTFRIGNIGEIYEEDINKLCKIIEEYVKGMK, from the coding sequence ATGAAAAATTATAAACTTTTAACACCAGGACCATTAACTACAACAGAAGCAGTAAAAAAAGAAATGTTATTCGATAGATGTACATGGGATGATGAATATAAATCTATAACTCAAAAAATAAGAAAAGAATTATTAGATATAGGAAATGTTCATGAAGAAGATTATACGGCTGTATTAATGCAAGGAAGCGGAACCTTTGCAGTAGAATCTGTTATTACAAGCACAGTGGGAGAAAAGGATAAGCTATTAATAATTGCAAATGGAGCATATGGTGAAAGAATTGGACAAATAGCAGAACATATATCATTAAATCATGTTATATATAATAATGGATATGATGAACATCCAAATATGGATAAAGTTAAAGAAATATTAGATAAAGATACGGAAATAACTCATATAGCAATGGTTCATTGTGAAACAACAACAGGTATATTAAATCCAATAGAAGATTTATCAGTAATAGCAAAAGAATATAATAAAACATTAATAATAGATGCAATGAGTAGTTTTGGAGGAATTCCAATAGATATAAAAGCATTAGGAATAGATTATTTAATAAGTAGTGCAAATAAGTGTATACAAGGAGTTCCTGGCTTTGGATTTGTTATTGCAAAGAAAGAAAAATTAGAAAAATGCAAAGGAATTTCAAGAAGTTTATCTTTAGATTTATATGATCAATATAAAGGAATGGAGAAGGATGGTAAGTGGAGATTCACATCACCAACTCATGTAGTTGCAGCATTCTCAAAAGCTTTAGATGAACTTAAAGAAGAAGGCGGAGTTGAAGGAAGATATAATCGTTACAAAAATAATAACTTGGTTTTAAGAAAAAAACTTAAGGAAATAGGAATTGAATCTTATATTGAAGAGGAAAAACAATCACCAATAATAACTACATTTGCTTTTCCAACAGATGCTTTCAGCTTCAATGAATTCTATAGCTTCATAAAAGAAAGAGGATTTGTTATTTATCCAGGAAAGCTTACAGATATTGATACATTCAGAATTGGTAATATTGGTGAAATATATGAAGAAGATATAAATAAACTTTGTAAAATAATAGAAGAGTACGTAAAGGGGATGAAATAA
- a CDS encoding glycoside hydrolase family 16 protein: MNKKRILFKLSSLLLFTSVFLSPLNACAETFYSKPYEKMKLVWSDEFDESEINKDNWTYDIGKGNNGSNNGWGNNELQYYTDRSDNSRIEDGNLVIEAHKENYNGSDYTSARLKSKELKEFTYGRIEARIKLPLDQGLWPAFWMLGSSFTGDDKWPYCGEIDIMEHVNKEPVVSGALHWDNNGPQTFGQSVTVDNLDDYHVYALEWTKNYIKWYVDDQLFCAADISDIIIPNLERNIKNNDAFHQPFFILLNMAVGGNWPKDPDDSTNFPAKMYVDYVRVYELS; this comes from the coding sequence GTGAATAAAAAAAGAATATTATTTAAATTATCATCTTTACTTTTATTTACTTCTGTATTTCTATCACCATTAAATGCATGTGCTGAAACCTTTTACTCAAAGCCTTATGAAAAAATGAAGCTTGTTTGGAGCGATGAATTTGATGAAAGTGAAATAAACAAAGACAACTGGACTTATGATATAGGAAAAGGTAATAACGGAAGTAACAATGGCTGGGGAAATAATGAACTTCAATACTATACTGATAGAAGCGATAATTCTAGAATTGAAGATGGAAATCTTGTCATTGAAGCACATAAAGAAAATTATAATGGATCAGATTACACTTCAGCCCGTTTAAAATCAAAAGAACTTAAAGAATTTACATATGGCAGAATTGAAGCACGTATAAAGCTTCCACTAGACCAAGGATTATGGCCTGCATTCTGGATGCTTGGAAGCAGTTTTACTGGAGATGACAAATGGCCTTACTGTGGTGAAATTGATATTATGGAACATGTAAATAAAGAGCCTGTAGTATCTGGTGCTCTTCACTGGGATAATAACGGACCTCAAACTTTTGGGCAAAGCGTTACTGTTGATAATCTAGATGATTATCATGTTTATGCTCTTGAATGGACAAAAAATTATATTAAATGGTATGTGGATGATCAATTATTCTGTGCTGCTGACATATCAGATATAATCATCCCTAATCTTGAAAGAAATATAAAAAATAATGATGCATTCCATCAACCATTTTTCATATTACTTAACATGGCTGTTGGAGGAAACTGGCCAAAAGATCCTGATGATTCTACTAATTTTCCAGCTAAAATGTATGTAGATTATGTAAGAGTTTATGAATTAAGTTAA
- the pbfA gene encoding (R)-1-hydroxy-2-aminoethylphosphonate ammonia-lyase, translating to MQSMKSLLREGDANFTHNRKLWNDNLDENTVDIIGQDERVFLRQSMSTPCMNAVSDVEGCYIIDTRGKRYLDFHGNSVHQVGHKNKYVIEKIKNQLDELPFIPRRYTSDIAVKAADALINKTTSKNFKVLFTPSGSAAVGLALKVARKVTGRHKVISMWESFHGAGLDTISVGGEYVFKKDIGPLIPGAIKSIPYNGYRNLINSDDNIKVSDFCLDYLEYIIENEGEIGAILLEPIRATDTHVPPKEYFKRLRKICDENKILLIFDEIPTCLGRSGEFYVHQNFGIEPDILVLGKGLGGGIVPQAAVLVNKRYDVAEDISLGHYTHEKPAIGCAAICAAIEYIDENNLMENCRDLSQFAMSRGKELMNKYNCIGDFRIQGLLISFEFVKDRITKEKDTDLSERILYSSLEEGLSFKVSSGNCITWHPPLVLSKEELEFAFDIFEKAIIKNQS from the coding sequence ATGCAATCAATGAAAAGCTTGCTTAGAGAAGGTGATGCAAATTTCACTCATAATAGAAAACTATGGAATGACAATTTAGATGAAAATACAGTTGATATTATAGGACAAGATGAAAGGGTATTTTTAAGACAGTCTATGTCTACGCCTTGTATGAATGCTGTTTCAGATGTAGAAGGATGTTATATTATCGATACAAGAGGAAAAAGATATCTTGATTTTCATGGAAATAGTGTTCATCAAGTAGGTCATAAAAATAAATATGTTATAGAAAAAATAAAAAATCAGCTTGATGAACTTCCTTTTATACCAAGAAGATATACATCAGATATAGCAGTCAAGGCAGCAGATGCATTGATAAATAAGACAACATCAAAGAATTTTAAAGTTTTATTTACTCCATCTGGAAGTGCAGCAGTAGGACTTGCTCTTAAAGTAGCAAGAAAGGTAACTGGAAGGCATAAGGTTATATCTATGTGGGAATCATTTCATGGGGCAGGTCTTGATACAATATCAGTAGGTGGCGAATATGTATTTAAAAAAGATATTGGACCATTAATACCAGGTGCTATAAAATCAATACCTTACAATGGATATAGAAATTTAATAAATAGTGATGATAACATAAAAGTTTCAGATTTCTGTTTAGATTATTTGGAATATATAATAGAAAATGAAGGTGAAATTGGAGCAATACTTCTTGAACCAATAAGAGCAACAGATACACATGTTCCGCCTAAGGAATATTTCAAAAGACTAAGGAAAATATGTGATGAAAATAAAATACTTCTCATTTTTGATGAAATTCCAACTTGTCTTGGAAGAAGCGGAGAATTTTATGTACATCAGAATTTTGGAATTGAGCCAGATATATTAGTGTTAGGAAAAGGATTGGGTGGAGGAATTGTACCACAGGCAGCTGTCTTAGTAAATAAAAGATATGATGTTGCAGAAGACATATCTTTAGGACATTATACCCATGAGAAGCCTGCAATTGGATGTGCAGCAATATGTGCGGCAATAGAATATATTGATGAAAATAACCTTATGGAGAATTGCAGAGACTTATCGCAGTTTGCAATGTCTAGAGGAAAAGAATTGATGAATAAGTATAACTGTATAGGTGATTTCAGAATACAGGGACTTCTTATATCCTTTGAGTTTGTCAAAGATAGAATAACTAAAGAAAAAGATACTGATTTATCAGAAAGAATATTATACTCATCTTTGGAAGAAGGTTTATCTTTTAAAGTATCATCAGGAAATTGTATTACGTGGCATCCACCACTTGTATTAAGTAAGGAAGAATTAGAGTTTGCATTTGATATATTTGAAAAAGCCATAATTAAAAACCAAAGTTAA